TGAGCACCAGCTTTTTCGTATGCTTCTTCTTGGACGTCAGCCTTGTTGACTTCGCCACCTTTGTAATTGATGACGGCTTCGTCATTTGATCCACATGCTGCTAACGTAAATACACTTGCGACTGCTGCTGCGCCTAACAATTTCTTTTTCATACATACACCCCTAATTTACCATTTATTTCAACCGTTTTATCATATCATATTCTCGTCTGGTTGACAGCTGTATCTTGTCATGCCAAGAGATACTTGCTCTTTTCCATGCTATCACATCCAAGTAGCCGGTTGAGGATAATTTTTATGGGAAATTGTGAGGGAAATAATGCTCTTGAGACATAGTAGTAATGTCCTTGTCATGAGGAAAAAAGACCTAAAAAAAGCATTCTAGCTAGAGGCTAAAACGCTTTTGATGATGTTATGCTTTTTTAATCGAGTCCATGACTGGATCTTGCGGACGACGATCTGCTTCTTCCGTGATCATCTTTGATGTTTCAGCGAATATGTCCATGAAGCTATCGCCATACAGGCGACGTACAATCGCGGAGATGTCCGTTAATTCTGGGAATTTCCCGTACAGTTCCTGAAGAGGAAGTGAGGCACGGAAGACGCCGTTTTCTTCAGGACGGAATGCTTGAATCGTCTCAAGCAAGAGCGATTCACCCTCTGGAGTCAACTGGACGTAGGTATTTCGTTTATCGGTTTCCTTTTTCGAGAACGTCAACAGTCCGCGGTCCTCTAACTTCTTCGAGAAGTTAAATGCCGTCGAGACGTGCATGACACCATACTTTGCAATTTCAGAAATCGATGCACCACCTAGTGCATGCGAAATCCATAAGATATGATGCTCGTTAATGTTCAGATCAAAAGGCTTGATCCAGTTTTGCCAATCTTTTTCTACCGTTTTCCATAGTGCTTTGCTTAACTGGACAATCTTGTGGCTATACAACAATGCTTCTTGTCCAGGATATAACTTTTCGTGTTCCATATCTGACTCATCCTTTCGAAAGGTGACAATGGCTCAAACGCGCAAAATGCAAACTATACAAAAACAAATCGAAGCAACGGATCTTACTTTTGTGGAGAAAGTTGGTCTGCTTCCTGTTTCGCTTCATCAGCGAGAGACTGGATCTTCGTGAGCGATGCTTGGACTTCCGTTTGGTATTCCGAGACGCTCTGCATGACT
This window of the Exiguobacterium acetylicum genome carries:
- a CDS encoding HTH-type transcriptional regulator Hpr, with protein sequence MEHEKLYPGQEALLYSHKIVQLSKALWKTVEKDWQNWIKPFDLNINEHHILWISHALGGASISEIAKYGVMHVSTAFNFSKKLEDRGLLTFSKKETDKRNTYVQLTPEGESLLLETIQAFRPEENGVFRASLPLQELYGKFPELTDISAIVRRLYGDSFMDIFAETSKMITEEADRRPQDPVMDSIKKA